In one window of Arachis ipaensis cultivar K30076 chromosome B06, Araip1.1, whole genome shotgun sequence DNA:
- the LOC107648341 gene encoding probable lysophospholipase BODYGUARD 4: MSLQKWLSNAARILNSIICFVVFLVFDLLDAIFCVIFRFLDEYIEGEASPCCCGKGRKEKNVKEDEDYGLSESLNERRNIFREMTRFLKIRCKREDSHEECEKIGGRLMKKSWSDCGCESCLSWMNDDGDYRLHFVVKEPLNDGENCRGRRPSENVIFLHGFICSCSFWTETVFPCFSEKVNQDYRLIAIDLLGFGKSPKPRDCMYTLKEHVEMIEKSVIQPLKLDTFHLVAHSMGCIIALAIAAKYPTCVKSITLVAPPYSPSEGNDACLNALANMAGKKLWPPLAFGSSFMSWYEHLGRCICFLYCRNHRIWESILKFITLKRELHFLIKDLPRHTHHSAWSSMHNVICGGAKFMDTYLRISTEAGVIINIIQGNKDEVVPMECCINLKKKALNAEINIIPNANHKTVLFGREKEFANSLEHTWASSS, translated from the exons ATGTCTTTACAAAAATGGTTGAGCAATGCTGCTCGGATTCTCAACTCAATCATATGTTTTGTTGTGTTCCTCGTCTTCGATCTTCTTGACGCCATTTTCTGCGTTATCTTTAGATTCCTTGATGAGTACATTGAAGGGGAGGCTTCCCCTTGTTGCTGCGGCAAAGGCCGGAAAGAAAAGAATGTGAAGGAAGATGAAGATTATGGCTTGTCAGAGAGCCTAAACGAGAGGAGGAACATTTTTAGAGAAATGACGAGGTTCTTGAAAATTAGGTGTAAAAGGGAAGATTCCCATGAAGAATGtgagaaaattggtggaaggttAATGAAAAAAAGCTGGTCTGATTGTGGATGTGAGTCTTGCCTTTCATGGATGAATGATGATGGTGACTATAGGCTTCATTTTGTTGTGAAGGAACCTTTAAATG ATGGTGAGAATTGCAGGGGAAGAAGGCCTTCAGAGAATGTGATATTCTTGCATGGATTTATCTGTTCTTGCTCATTCTGGACAGAGACAGTGTTTCCATGTTTTTCTGAGAAAGTGAATCAAGATTACAGATTGATTGCCATAGACCTTTTGGGATTTGGAAAGAGTCCAAAGCCAAGGGATTGCATGTACACATTGAAGGAACATGTGGAAATGATTGAGAAATCAGTGATTCAGCCATTGAAGTTAGACACTTTCCATTTGGTTGCACATTCCATGGGATGCATAATTGCATTGGCAATTGCTGCAAAGTACCCCACTTGTGTAAAATCAATCACTCTTGTTGCACCT CCATACTCTCCTTCTGAAGGCAACGATGCTTGTTTAAACGCGCTGGCAAATATGGCTGGGAAGAAATTGTGGCCTCCATTAGCATTTGGTTCTTCGTTTATGTCATGGTATGAGCACTTGGGTAGATGCATTTGCTTTCTCTACTGCAGAAACCACAGGATATGGGAGTCCATTCTCAAATTCATTACTCTCAAGAG GGAGCTTCATTTCTTGATCAAAGACTTGCCTAGGCACACTCATCACTCAGCTTGGAGTTCCATGCACAATGTGATATGTGGTGGGGCGAAATTTATGGACACTTATCTCAGAATATCGACCGAAGCTGGggttattattaatataatacaAGGTAACAAGGATGAGGTTGTACCAATGGAATGCTGCATTAACTTAAAGAAGAAGGCTCTAAATGCTGAAATTAACATTATTCCAAATGCAAACCACAAGACAGTACTTTTTGGCAGAGAGAAGGAATTTGCAAATAGTCTAGAGCATACATGGGCATCTTCATCTTGA
- the LOC107604755 gene encoding zinc finger protein VAR3, chloroplastic isoform X2 translates to MVGAAPRFLSLLTTAPSPLLRHRRHLLLLSANFRRLSTPFSTFAPSPLKLKPSQHHHHPQPQQQHQQQQRFQTVAAFSPSSSDTFPSSVSHPWPEWSRFLSHLTSAGYLHRPPPDLGTFAPPPELSRQFVAEAAACYAFAADRPNLLRLLSKRDVGVVVENGNPFLFRDAKESIAKMKAFVSTNDADVLDTDRATTVDLMKFMLSYASNPLVTSESNNLSNRDIVESSVRNLFGELYKLSYSAPGPNSSGSVQNQISSGYGQTMPPGRNIEMKRGDWICPRCNFMNFARNVKCRECEEARPKRQLTGGEWECPQCDFYNYGRNMTCLRCDCKRPGQISLGPANTLSNMGYGNGDNTNTSEIDSRLAANEEKARRWFSKVSQLDSSADIDSLIGDEDFPEIMPLRKGVNRFVVSTRKTPLERRLADARYRRNLDNNGIPRVEDFKAEESTRINDPPFSSDLAAQKIENMTTEKSETDAQYAGTSSDSSSRVSDEDFPEVMPMRTGENRFVVSKKKDRSLTSPAYKRRLAMEQSGNNTNFVPFVPFPPDYFAKKDKQPENGVDSVDISSTAESSSISEAAENLPKMPDDARARAELRGANYSPGMTNAETMSGVPEIFHNATFGRERKENVREIRRQDENMKNCSPEPSRQHSTKNDIGSISGALTSGNSSFNQENSGNKNSNQEPNLTGSLENQNNRTQWTGKSLEGSAVKEPDPLDMSEEAKAERWFRRVAQIKDISELSQIPDEDFPSIMPMRKGVNRFVVSKRKTPLERRSTSQQYRRNLPVVSSDPLKKENEGS, encoded by the exons ATGGTTGGGGCCGCCCCACGGTTCCTCTCTCTCCTCACCACAGCTCCCTCCCCTCTCCTCCGCCACCGCcgccacctcctcctcctctccgCAAACTTCCGCCGCCTCTCCACTCCCTTTTCAACTTTCGCACCCTCTCCTCTCAAACTCAAACCGTCCCAGCACCATCACCATCCACAACCACAACAGCAGCACCAGCAGCAGCAACGCTTTCAAACCGTAGCAGctttctctccttcttcttccgaCACCTTTCCTTCCTCAGTCTCACACCCATGGCCCGAGTGGTCCCGCTTCCTCTCCCACCTCACCTCCGCCGGGTACCTCCACCGCCCGCCCCCTGACCTCGGAACCTTCGCGCCGCCCCCTGAGTTGTCGCGCCAATTCGTTGCGGAGGCTGCCGCTTGCTACGCCTTCGCCGCTGATAGACCCAACCTCTTGCG GTTGCTTTCGAAGAGAGACGTCGGGGTTGTGGTTGAAAATGGTAACCCCTTTCTGTTCCGAGATGCAAAGGAATCCATCGCAAAGATGAAAGCTTTCGTGTCAACCAATGATGCCGAC GTATTGGACACTGACAGAGCAACAACAGTTGATCTAATGAAGTTTATGCTTAGTTATGCAAGTAACCCATTGGTTACATCTGAAAGCAATAATCTATCTAACAGAGATATTGTTGAATCATCTGTGAGAAATCTGTTTGGTGAACTTTACAAGCTGAGTTACAGTGCACCTGGGCCCAACTCTTCCGGTTCGGTGCAAAATCAAATATCTAGTGGATATGGACAGACAATGCCTCCTGGTCGAAACATTGAAATGAAAAGGGGTGATTGGATTTGCCCAAG GTGTAATTTCATGAATTTCGCAAGAAATGTTAAATGCCGCGAGTGTGAGGAAGCAAGGCCAAAAAGACAATTGACAGGAGGAGAATGGGAATGTCCTCA GTGCGATTTCTATAATTATGGGAGGAATATGACTTGCTTAAGGTGTGATTGCAAGCGACCGGGACAGATATCTTTGGGTCCTGCCAATACCCTGTCAAATATGGGGTATGGAAATGGAGACAATACTAATACTTCAGAGATTGATAGTAGACTAGCTGCTAATGAAGAGAAAGCACGGCGTTGGTTTAGTAAGGTTTCTCAACTAGACAGCAGTGCGGATATTGACAGCTTGATTGGGGATGAAGATTTTCCCGAGATAATGCCATTAAGGAAAGGAGTAAATAGATTTGTTGTGAGCACAAGGAAAACTCCGTTGGAGAGGAGATTGGCTGACGCTCGATACAGGAGAAACTTGGACAATAATGGCATTCCCAGGGTTGAGGATTTTAAAGCTGAGGAATCAACCAGGATAAATGATCCTCCATTTTCTTCAGATCTGGCTGCCCAAAAAATTGAGAACATGACAACAGAAAAGAGCGAAACTGATGCTCAGTATGCAGGTACTAGTTCAG ATTCATCAAGCAGGGTATCTGATGAGGACTTCCCTGAAGTAATGCCTATGCGCACAGGAGAAAACCGATTTGTTGTTAGCAAGAAAAAGGATCGATCTTTGACTTCACCTGCGTACAAGAGACGATTGGCCATGGAACAATCTGGCAACAATACCAACTTTGTCCCCTTTGTTCCCTTCCCTCCAGATTACTTTGCCAAAAAGGACAAGCAACCGGAAAATGGAGTAGATTCAGTGGATATTTCTTCGACTGCTGAATCATCTTCAATATCTGAAGCGGCAGAGAATCTTCCAAAGATGCCAGATGATGCTAGAGCTAGAGCTGAGTTACGAGGCGCAAACTATTCCCCAGGTATGACCAATGCTGAAACAATGTCTGGGGTTCCAGAGATCTTCCATAATGCTACATTTGGccgggaaagaaaagaaaatgtcaGAGAGATTAGaagacaagatgaaaacatgaagaACTGTAGTCCAGAACCTTCCAGACAGCACTCGACTAAAAATGATATTGGTTCCATTTCTGGGGCATTAACTAGTGGAAATTCCAGTTTCAATCAAGAGAATTCCGGGAACAAGAACAGCAATCAAGAGCCAAATTTGACAGGCAGTTTGGAAAACCAGAATAACAGAACACAGTGGACAGGAAAGAGTTTGGAGGGGTCAGCTGTCAAGGAACCAGATCCTTTGGACATGTCAGAGGAGGCAAAGGCAGAGAGGTGGTTCCGTCGTGTCGCACAGATCAAGGATATCTCTGAGCTCAGTCAGATTCCAGATGAAGATTTTCCTTCGATAATGCCTATGCGTAAAGGCGTGAATAGATTTGTTGTGAGCAAGAGGAAAACGCCGTTGGAAAGGAGATCGACATCTCAGCAGTACCGAAGAAACCTTCCTGTTGTGAGTTCAGATCCTCTTAAAAAGGAAAATGAAGGTAGCTGA
- the LOC107604755 gene encoding zinc finger protein VAR3, chloroplastic isoform X1 → MVGAAPRFLSLLTTAPSPLLRHRRHLLLLSANFRRLSTPFSTFAPSPLKLKPSQHHHHPQPQQQHQQQQRFQTVAAFSPSSSDTFPSSVSHPWPEWSRFLSHLTSAGYLHRPPPDLGTFAPPPELSRQFVAEAAACYAFAADRPNLLRLLSKRDVGVVVENGNPFLFRDAKESIAKMKAFVSTNDADVLDTDRATTVDLMKFMLSYASNPLVTSESNNLSNRDIVESSVRNLFGELYKLSYSAPGPNSSGSVQNQISSGYGQTMPPGRNIEMKRGDWICPRCNFMNFARNVKCRECEEARPKRQLTGGEWECPQCDFYNYGRNMTCLRCDCKRPGQISLGPANTLSNMGYGNGDNTNTSEIDSRLAANEEKARRWFSKVSQLDSSADIDSLIGDEDFPEIMPLRKGVNRFVVSTRKTPLERRLADARYRRNLDNNGIPRVEDFKAEESTRINDPPFSSDLAAQKIENMTTEKSETDAQYAGTSSGNNSQLSNNSTNQNGIIDKEKDQAEKSERWFRKVAELHDISDSSSRVSDEDFPEVMPMRTGENRFVVSKKKDRSLTSPAYKRRLAMEQSGNNTNFVPFVPFPPDYFAKKDKQPENGVDSVDISSTAESSSISEAAENLPKMPDDARARAELRGANYSPGMTNAETMSGVPEIFHNATFGRERKENVREIRRQDENMKNCSPEPSRQHSTKNDIGSISGALTSGNSSFNQENSGNKNSNQEPNLTGSLENQNNRTQWTGKSLEGSAVKEPDPLDMSEEAKAERWFRRVAQIKDISELSQIPDEDFPSIMPMRKGVNRFVVSKRKTPLERRSTSQQYRRNLPVVSSDPLKKENEGS, encoded by the exons ATGGTTGGGGCCGCCCCACGGTTCCTCTCTCTCCTCACCACAGCTCCCTCCCCTCTCCTCCGCCACCGCcgccacctcctcctcctctccgCAAACTTCCGCCGCCTCTCCACTCCCTTTTCAACTTTCGCACCCTCTCCTCTCAAACTCAAACCGTCCCAGCACCATCACCATCCACAACCACAACAGCAGCACCAGCAGCAGCAACGCTTTCAAACCGTAGCAGctttctctccttcttcttccgaCACCTTTCCTTCCTCAGTCTCACACCCATGGCCCGAGTGGTCCCGCTTCCTCTCCCACCTCACCTCCGCCGGGTACCTCCACCGCCCGCCCCCTGACCTCGGAACCTTCGCGCCGCCCCCTGAGTTGTCGCGCCAATTCGTTGCGGAGGCTGCCGCTTGCTACGCCTTCGCCGCTGATAGACCCAACCTCTTGCG GTTGCTTTCGAAGAGAGACGTCGGGGTTGTGGTTGAAAATGGTAACCCCTTTCTGTTCCGAGATGCAAAGGAATCCATCGCAAAGATGAAAGCTTTCGTGTCAACCAATGATGCCGAC GTATTGGACACTGACAGAGCAACAACAGTTGATCTAATGAAGTTTATGCTTAGTTATGCAAGTAACCCATTGGTTACATCTGAAAGCAATAATCTATCTAACAGAGATATTGTTGAATCATCTGTGAGAAATCTGTTTGGTGAACTTTACAAGCTGAGTTACAGTGCACCTGGGCCCAACTCTTCCGGTTCGGTGCAAAATCAAATATCTAGTGGATATGGACAGACAATGCCTCCTGGTCGAAACATTGAAATGAAAAGGGGTGATTGGATTTGCCCAAG GTGTAATTTCATGAATTTCGCAAGAAATGTTAAATGCCGCGAGTGTGAGGAAGCAAGGCCAAAAAGACAATTGACAGGAGGAGAATGGGAATGTCCTCA GTGCGATTTCTATAATTATGGGAGGAATATGACTTGCTTAAGGTGTGATTGCAAGCGACCGGGACAGATATCTTTGGGTCCTGCCAATACCCTGTCAAATATGGGGTATGGAAATGGAGACAATACTAATACTTCAGAGATTGATAGTAGACTAGCTGCTAATGAAGAGAAAGCACGGCGTTGGTTTAGTAAGGTTTCTCAACTAGACAGCAGTGCGGATATTGACAGCTTGATTGGGGATGAAGATTTTCCCGAGATAATGCCATTAAGGAAAGGAGTAAATAGATTTGTTGTGAGCACAAGGAAAACTCCGTTGGAGAGGAGATTGGCTGACGCTCGATACAGGAGAAACTTGGACAATAATGGCATTCCCAGGGTTGAGGATTTTAAAGCTGAGGAATCAACCAGGATAAATGATCCTCCATTTTCTTCAGATCTGGCTGCCCAAAAAATTGAGAACATGACAACAGAAAAGAGCGAAACTGATGCTCAGTATGCAGGTACTAGTTCAGGTAACAATTCACAACTTTCTAATAATTCTACAAACCAAAATGGCATCATAGATAAGGAGAAAGATCAAGCTGAAAAATCTGAGCGGTGGTTTAGAAAGGTTGCTGAGTTGCATGATATTTCAGATTCATCAAGCAGGGTATCTGATGAGGACTTCCCTGAAGTAATGCCTATGCGCACAGGAGAAAACCGATTTGTTGTTAGCAAGAAAAAGGATCGATCTTTGACTTCACCTGCGTACAAGAGACGATTGGCCATGGAACAATCTGGCAACAATACCAACTTTGTCCCCTTTGTTCCCTTCCCTCCAGATTACTTTGCCAAAAAGGACAAGCAACCGGAAAATGGAGTAGATTCAGTGGATATTTCTTCGACTGCTGAATCATCTTCAATATCTGAAGCGGCAGAGAATCTTCCAAAGATGCCAGATGATGCTAGAGCTAGAGCTGAGTTACGAGGCGCAAACTATTCCCCAGGTATGACCAATGCTGAAACAATGTCTGGGGTTCCAGAGATCTTCCATAATGCTACATTTGGccgggaaagaaaagaaaatgtcaGAGAGATTAGaagacaagatgaaaacatgaagaACTGTAGTCCAGAACCTTCCAGACAGCACTCGACTAAAAATGATATTGGTTCCATTTCTGGGGCATTAACTAGTGGAAATTCCAGTTTCAATCAAGAGAATTCCGGGAACAAGAACAGCAATCAAGAGCCAAATTTGACAGGCAGTTTGGAAAACCAGAATAACAGAACACAGTGGACAGGAAAGAGTTTGGAGGGGTCAGCTGTCAAGGAACCAGATCCTTTGGACATGTCAGAGGAGGCAAAGGCAGAGAGGTGGTTCCGTCGTGTCGCACAGATCAAGGATATCTCTGAGCTCAGTCAGATTCCAGATGAAGATTTTCCTTCGATAATGCCTATGCGTAAAGGCGTGAATAGATTTGTTGTGAGCAAGAGGAAAACGCCGTTGGAAAGGAGATCGACATCTCAGCAGTACCGAAGAAACCTTCCTGTTGTGAGTTCAGATCCTCTTAAAAAGGAAAATGAAGGTAGCTGA